In one window of Caenimonas aquaedulcis DNA:
- a CDS encoding tripartite tricarboxylate transporter TctB family protein: MTPDHSAAAPPDGAAQDDAPIPPRSDLKDAIGWTVLGIAVLAGSLSMDRLERQSINPYTIPGLLPALLGIVMILLGLVLGLRSWRRGAFTTPLLPAGPDEREQRLRIAVVLALCVGYGVVLIGHGIPFWVASTIYVTASILVMQRMSRDPQERELNVRVWAKALVIGAATSVITQLAFQELFLVRMP, encoded by the coding sequence ATGACGCCCGACCACAGCGCAGCCGCGCCGCCTGACGGCGCGGCGCAGGACGACGCGCCCATCCCGCCGCGCTCGGACCTGAAGGACGCGATCGGCTGGACGGTGCTGGGCATCGCCGTGCTGGCCGGCTCGCTCTCGATGGACCGGCTCGAGCGGCAGAGCATCAACCCGTACACGATCCCCGGCCTGCTGCCCGCGCTGCTCGGGATCGTGATGATCCTGCTGGGCCTCGTGCTCGGCCTGCGCAGCTGGCGACGCGGGGCGTTCACCACGCCCCTGCTCCCCGCCGGGCCGGACGAGCGCGAGCAGCGCCTGCGCATCGCCGTCGTGCTCGCGCTGTGCGTCGGCTACGGCGTCGTCCTCATCGGCCACGGCATCCCCTTCTGGGTGGCGTCGACGATCTACGTGACGGCCTCCATCCTCGTCATGCAGCGCATGAGCCGCGATCCGCAGGAGCGCGAACTGAATGTGCGCGTGTGGGCCAAGGCGCTCGTGATCGGCGCGGCGACTTCCGTCATCACGCAACTCGCTTTCCAGGAACTGTTCCTGGTGCGCATGCCCTGA
- a CDS encoding tripartite tricarboxylate transporter permease: MQGLQDLGRAWLSFMDPMTLLYGLGGAFVGIVMGILPGLSATLAIALLTTLTIKLPANQAILVLICSYVGALYGGSRTAILLNIPGTAANAASCADGYALARQGQAGRAIGIATSGAFVSTLLGVVCLALFTPLLAEVALSFGAFEFFWLALFGVTMSGSIVGHDPLKGWLMGLLGLFIAQIGQEGLYAYDRFTFGWDELSGGFSLIPALVGAFGLAEVLTTLADPIERKMVEMRDSVLPRWKEIIQYKWTVLRSGIIGVLTGLLPGVGEDAGAWMSYAAAKAVSKEPEKFGKGSIDGLMAAETGDMSSIPGHIIPSLALGIPGSAPSAVLMAAMIIHGVQPGPMLMIQHPHFIYEVVAMTTLASITILLFGLFGVRPLLHILKVRRAILMPIVFVLCVVGAFATASRLFDVYAMLAIGIVAFFLRRRGYEMAPLVLGMVLGPLLDKSLRRGLVLSDGSLGPFFSRPISLAFAVVTIFTILLYVPPFKAAVNRVTGAMGAGIRSLFARRA, translated from the coding sequence ATGCAAGGACTCCAAGACCTCGGCCGCGCCTGGCTCAGCTTCATGGACCCCATGACGCTGCTGTACGGCCTGGGCGGCGCATTCGTCGGCATCGTGATGGGCATCCTGCCCGGGCTCTCCGCGACGCTCGCGATCGCGCTGCTCACCACGCTCACCATCAAGCTGCCGGCCAACCAGGCGATCCTGGTGCTGATCTGCTCCTACGTCGGCGCGCTGTACGGCGGCTCGCGCACCGCGATCCTGCTGAACATCCCCGGCACCGCCGCGAACGCGGCGTCCTGCGCGGACGGCTACGCACTCGCCAGGCAGGGACAGGCCGGCCGGGCGATCGGCATCGCGACCTCCGGCGCCTTCGTCTCCACGCTGCTGGGCGTCGTATGCCTCGCGCTCTTCACGCCGCTGCTCGCGGAAGTCGCGCTGTCCTTCGGCGCCTTCGAATTCTTCTGGCTCGCCCTCTTCGGCGTGACGATGTCCGGCAGCATCGTCGGCCATGACCCGCTCAAGGGCTGGCTGATGGGCCTGCTCGGCCTGTTCATCGCGCAGATCGGCCAGGAGGGCCTGTACGCGTACGACCGCTTCACCTTCGGCTGGGACGAACTCTCCGGCGGCTTCTCGCTCATCCCCGCGCTGGTCGGCGCGTTCGGCCTGGCCGAAGTGCTCACCACGCTGGCCGACCCCATCGAGCGCAAGATGGTGGAGATGCGCGATTCCGTGCTGCCGCGCTGGAAGGAGATCATCCAGTACAAATGGACGGTGCTTCGCTCCGGGATCATCGGCGTGCTGACGGGCCTGCTGCCGGGCGTGGGGGAGGACGCGGGCGCGTGGATGTCCTATGCCGCCGCGAAGGCCGTGAGCAAGGAGCCGGAGAAATTCGGCAAGGGCTCCATCGACGGGCTCATGGCCGCGGAGACGGGCGACATGTCCTCGATCCCGGGCCACATCATTCCCTCGCTCGCGCTCGGCATCCCGGGCTCCGCGCCGTCGGCGGTTCTGATGGCCGCGATGATCATCCACGGCGTGCAGCCCGGGCCGATGCTGATGATCCAGCATCCGCACTTCATCTACGAAGTGGTGGCGATGACGACGCTCGCATCCATCACCATCCTGCTGTTCGGCCTCTTCGGCGTGCGGCCGCTTCTGCACATCCTCAAGGTGCGCCGCGCGATCCTCATGCCGATCGTGTTCGTGCTGTGCGTGGTCGGCGCTTTCGCCACGGCGTCGCGCCTGTTCGACGTGTACGCGATGCTCGCGATCGGCATCGTCGCCTTCTTCCTGCGCCGGCGCGGCTACGAGATGGCGCCGCTGGTGCTCGGGATGGTGCTCGGTCCGCTGCTCGACAAGAGCCTGCGACGCGGCCTCGTGCTCTCGGACGGCAGCCTCGGGCCCTTCTTCAGCCGGCCGATCTCGCTGGCGTTCGCGGTGGTGACGATCTTCACCATCCTGCTGTATGTGCCGCCCTTCAAGGCCGCCGTGAACCGAGTGACCGGTGCGATGGGCGCGGGCATCCGCTCCCTGTTCGCACGCCGCGCCTGA
- a CDS encoding sugar phosphate isomerase/epimerase family protein: protein MKFALCNEVLQPMAFARQCVTAAALGYDGLEVAPFTLAEDPMQIADAQARAYRRMAEDQGLAITGLHWLLVAPAGLSIVDADPAVRARTVSVMRRLTELCALMGGQYLVHGSPKQRSVPDGSTRGEALARAQECFAQVADTARDLGLVYCIEPLSPRETDLLNTVAEAAAMVDAIGSPGVRTMIDCSAAGQAEAQAVPELMARWIPSGHVAHVQVNDPNRRGPGQGEMRFAPILQTLLRLQAQGDYDGVVAVEPFDYVPDGPGCAARAIGYLRGILEGLEPAA, encoded by the coding sequence ATGAAATTCGCGCTCTGCAACGAGGTGCTCCAGCCCATGGCCTTCGCGCGGCAGTGCGTGACGGCCGCCGCGCTCGGCTACGACGGGCTGGAGGTCGCGCCTTTCACGCTCGCGGAAGACCCGATGCAGATCGCCGACGCGCAGGCGCGCGCCTACCGGCGCATGGCGGAAGACCAGGGCCTTGCAATCACGGGTCTCCACTGGCTGCTGGTCGCGCCCGCAGGCCTGTCCATCGTCGATGCCGACCCCGCCGTGCGCGCGAGGACGGTGTCGGTGATGCGGCGCCTCACGGAGCTGTGCGCGCTCATGGGCGGGCAGTACCTCGTGCACGGATCGCCCAAACAGCGCTCGGTGCCGGACGGCAGCACGCGCGGGGAAGCGCTGGCGCGCGCACAGGAGTGCTTCGCGCAGGTGGCGGACACGGCGCGCGACCTCGGCCTGGTCTACTGCATCGAGCCCCTGTCGCCGCGCGAGACGGACCTCCTCAACACGGTGGCCGAAGCGGCGGCGATGGTGGATGCGATCGGCTCGCCCGGTGTGCGCACGATGATCGACTGCAGCGCGGCGGGTCAAGCGGAAGCCCAGGCGGTCCCCGAGTTGATGGCGCGGTGGATCCCTTCGGGCCACGTCGCGCACGTGCAGGTGAACGACCCGAACCGCCGCGGCCCCGGGCAGGGCGAGATGCGCTTCGCGCCGATCCTGCAAACCCTGCTGCGCCTGCAGGCGCAGGGCGACTACGACGGCGTGGTGGCGGTCGAGCCCTTCGACTACGTGCCCGACGGCCCCGGCTGCGCAGCGCGCGCGATCGGCTATCTCAGGGGCATCCTGGAAGGGCTGGAGCCCGCAGCATGA
- a CDS encoding enolase C-terminal domain-like protein, translating to MTPPVAFRIREIELFERPVVLRLPFRFGVVTLTECPQAFARAHIEFADGRSGWGAAAEMMAPKWFDKNLALSNEDNFAQLREVLRMAREAYLSDPAPATAFGHFARHHDVHQAASAQRGYNPLLASYGPALVDRAVLDALCRARGVSFYAAMAGNLPGVGEGRLEFAGLDVGGLLAASRPAPEIEARHTVGLLDAITAADLTHRVDDGLPETLEEVIAAYGHRYFKLKVNGQVDADLARLEAIASALDRAAPPYFASLDGNEQYEDAQAVAGLVQGIQRRPALARLWRSILFIEQPIARKTALEKDLRGAQLGKPVIIDESDGELDTFLRARARGYDGVSSKTCKGLYKSILNAARCAAWNRQEGAARYFMSAEDLTTQAGLSVQQDLALVNLLGIRHVERNGHHYVNGMAAQSQREQDAFLAAHPDVYERSHGAVRLAIRDGRIRIASLARAGYASAAMPDFAAMRVLA from the coding sequence ATGACGCCACCGGTCGCGTTCCGCATTCGCGAGATCGAGTTGTTCGAGCGGCCCGTGGTGCTGCGGCTGCCGTTCCGCTTCGGCGTGGTCACGCTCACCGAATGCCCGCAGGCCTTCGCGCGCGCGCACATCGAATTCGCCGACGGCCGCAGCGGCTGGGGCGCGGCCGCCGAGATGATGGCGCCCAAGTGGTTCGACAAGAACCTCGCGCTGTCCAACGAAGACAACTTCGCCCAGCTGCGCGAGGTGTTGCGCATGGCGCGCGAGGCCTACCTGTCGGACCCGGCGCCCGCCACGGCCTTCGGCCATTTCGCGCGGCACCACGACGTGCACCAGGCCGCGAGTGCGCAGCGCGGCTACAACCCCCTGCTGGCCAGCTACGGCCCCGCGCTGGTGGATCGCGCCGTGCTCGATGCGCTGTGCCGCGCGCGGGGCGTTTCCTTCTACGCGGCGATGGCGGGCAACCTGCCCGGCGTGGGAGAAGGCCGGCTGGAATTCGCGGGCCTGGACGTCGGCGGCCTCCTCGCCGCCTCGCGGCCGGCCCCGGAGATCGAGGCGCGCCATACGGTCGGCCTGCTCGATGCGATCACCGCCGCGGACCTCACGCACCGCGTGGACGACGGCCTGCCCGAAACGCTCGAGGAAGTGATCGCGGCGTACGGCCATCGCTATTTCAAGCTGAAAGTCAACGGCCAGGTCGATGCGGACCTCGCGCGGCTCGAGGCGATCGCGTCCGCGCTGGACCGCGCGGCCCCACCGTACTTCGCCTCGCTGGACGGCAACGAGCAGTACGAGGACGCGCAGGCCGTCGCCGGACTCGTGCAGGGCATCCAGCGCCGCCCCGCGCTGGCGCGCCTGTGGCGCTCCATCCTCTTCATCGAGCAGCCCATCGCCCGCAAGACGGCGCTGGAGAAAGACCTGCGCGGCGCGCAGCTGGGCAAGCCGGTGATCATCGACGAGTCCGACGGCGAACTCGACACCTTCCTGCGCGCCCGCGCGCGCGGCTACGACGGCGTCTCCTCCAAGACCTGCAAGGGCCTGTACAAGTCCATCCTGAATGCAGCACGCTGCGCGGCGTGGAACCGGCAGGAAGGTGCGGCCCGCTACTTCATGTCCGCGGAGGACCTCACGACGCAGGCCGGGCTCTCGGTGCAGCAGGACCTGGCGCTGGTCAACCTGCTGGGCATCCGTCACGTGGAGCGCAACGGCCACCACTACGTCAACGGGATGGCCGCGCAATCGCAGCGCGAGCAGGACGCCTTCCTCGCGGCCCACCCGGATGTGTACGAGCGCAGCCACGGCGCGGTGCGGCTCGCGATCCGGGACGGCCGCATCCGCATCGCGTCGCTCGCGCGCGCCGGCTACGCGAGCGCCGCAATGCCGGACTTCGCGGCGATGCGGGTGCTCGCCTGA
- a CDS encoding asparaginase has protein sequence MTSLVPLIELYRGGTLESTHFGAVALVDTQGRLLASAGDPMRTVFTRSTLKALQALPFMQAGGPKLFGFTRENVAMMCASHSGEPMHVANVEAMLDKSGLTYKTLQCGCHMPYYVEAGVGPAPAVVDERHNNCSGKHAGFLAHCVQQGWPVANYLAPGHPLQQAIRRDVARSVGLAPEDLKAGTDGCSAPNYAVPLAHLARGYARLASGEADGEFGESFSQLADAMTAHPDLVSGTGRSDQAFMRAGRGDWVTKAGADGMQAFASRSRGQAFALKISDGNKLAVNAATVAVLDQLGWLDARQRDELRPWRSEAIANARGTQVGERKPAFSLQFVA, from the coding sequence ATGACTTCCCTCGTCCCCCTCATCGAGCTGTACCGCGGCGGCACGCTGGAATCCACGCACTTCGGCGCCGTCGCGCTGGTCGATACGCAGGGCCGCCTGCTCGCGAGCGCCGGCGACCCGATGCGCACGGTCTTCACGCGCTCCACGCTCAAGGCGCTGCAGGCGCTTCCCTTCATGCAGGCCGGCGGCCCGAAGCTCTTCGGCTTCACGCGCGAGAACGTCGCGATGATGTGCGCGAGCCACAGCGGCGAGCCGATGCACGTCGCCAACGTGGAGGCGATGCTGGACAAATCGGGCCTGACCTACAAGACGCTGCAGTGCGGCTGCCACATGCCCTACTACGTCGAGGCGGGTGTCGGCCCGGCGCCCGCGGTGGTGGACGAGCGGCACAACAACTGCAGCGGCAAGCACGCGGGCTTTCTCGCGCACTGCGTGCAGCAGGGCTGGCCGGTGGCCAACTACCTCGCGCCGGGGCATCCGCTGCAGCAGGCGATCCGCCGCGACGTCGCGCGCTCGGTGGGCCTCGCGCCGGAAGACCTGAAGGCCGGCACCGACGGCTGCTCCGCGCCCAACTACGCGGTGCCGCTGGCGCATCTCGCGCGTGGCTACGCGCGCCTCGCGAGCGGCGAGGCCGACGGCGAATTCGGCGAGAGCTTCTCGCAGCTCGCCGACGCGATGACGGCGCATCCCGACCTCGTCTCCGGCACCGGCCGCAGCGACCAGGCCTTCATGCGCGCGGGCCGGGGCGACTGGGTCACCAAGGCGGGCGCCGACGGCATGCAGGCCTTCGCGAGCCGCAGCCGCGGACAGGCCTTCGCGCTGAAGATCTCCGACGGCAACAAGCTCGCCGTCAACGCGGCGACGGTGGCGGTGCTCGACCAGCTCGGCTGGCTCGACGCGCGCCAGCGCGACGAACTGCGGCCGTGGCGCAGCGAGGCGATCGCCAACGCGCGCGGCACGCAGGTCGGCGAGCGCAAGCCCGCGTTCTCGCTGCAGTTCGTGGCCTGA
- a CDS encoding sensor domain-containing diguanylate cyclase: protein MEFARPTASTRSIAKFFLLLIAACLCAAAQAASHGAAPSVPAIHLAPGAGPYSLSALPQVLAPRGALTFADAAAGRLGGHPEQPDGVTVPLSEKDELWIPLRLHNASDQPATWQFQVPQPSIDEVTLYESRNRRWSESSAGDRVLQSQWPRHGRYARFEMRFEPRETRQFVVRVRNAVPAPVPTRLVTDAAGEEAEQRAGIGFGLVLGMLALLVAACLVQGVVYRDSAYLLYGAYALLLGFAFSAISGLTTQYLWGDAIEWADVSKAVFPVAAAGVSVWLVRALCRVRTRGMTLSNGSAVIGGGVIAVAVAFAVLGVVLPPVMAVAMGAAALTVLAMALWTWRRGDPVGLWVFIAHAPLIGLTLLVMLRMFGIAPFEFDSSVATSLAIGAILPLLLYALHQRSREFLAVQERAREMPSIDPLTGLLAPRMFADRVRAAVRRWQRSRHNAAVLYIRVTNYPRIRETHGSAAAEQTMIRAAIRLQGLMPDADCIGRVSENTIGLIVETVTMRAALMERASRLVAHGLMPLKDLVPEIILNLHVVGNVLSENPLEAPALQQALENDLASMSARTRRPIRFLEAGVSRAAEAEADDQELEAPTQMLGGTADSWAQSVPNR from the coding sequence GTGGAGTTTGCCCGTCCCACCGCATCTACTCGCTCGATCGCGAAATTCTTCCTGCTGCTGATCGCAGCCTGCCTCTGCGCAGCCGCGCAGGCGGCGTCGCACGGCGCCGCGCCTTCGGTCCCCGCCATCCACCTCGCGCCGGGCGCCGGCCCTTATTCGCTCTCGGCCCTGCCGCAGGTGCTCGCGCCGCGCGGGGCGCTCACCTTCGCCGACGCCGCCGCAGGGCGGCTGGGCGGCCATCCCGAGCAGCCCGACGGCGTCACGGTGCCCTTGTCCGAGAAGGACGAGCTGTGGATCCCGCTGCGCCTGCACAACGCTTCCGACCAACCCGCGACCTGGCAATTCCAGGTGCCGCAGCCCTCGATCGATGAAGTCACCCTGTACGAATCGCGCAACCGCCGCTGGAGCGAAAGCAGCGCCGGCGACCGCGTCCTCCAGTCGCAATGGCCGCGGCACGGGCGCTATGCGCGATTCGAGATGCGTTTCGAGCCGCGCGAGACGCGGCAGTTCGTGGTGCGCGTGCGCAATGCCGTGCCGGCGCCCGTGCCCACCCGCCTCGTGACGGATGCGGCCGGCGAGGAGGCCGAGCAGCGCGCCGGCATCGGCTTCGGTTTGGTGCTGGGCATGCTCGCCCTGCTGGTCGCGGCCTGCTTGGTGCAGGGCGTGGTCTACCGGGATTCCGCCTACCTCCTCTACGGCGCCTACGCGCTGCTGCTCGGCTTCGCCTTCTCCGCGATCTCCGGGCTCACGACGCAGTACCTCTGGGGCGACGCGATCGAGTGGGCGGACGTCTCCAAGGCCGTCTTCCCGGTCGCGGCGGCCGGCGTGTCGGTGTGGCTCGTTCGGGCGCTGTGCCGCGTGCGCACGCGCGGCATGACGCTGTCGAACGGCTCGGCCGTGATCGGTGGCGGCGTGATCGCGGTGGCCGTGGCATTCGCGGTGCTGGGCGTCGTCCTGCCGCCCGTGATGGCGGTGGCGATGGGCGCCGCGGCGCTCACGGTGCTCGCGATGGCGCTGTGGACCTGGCGCCGCGGCGACCCGGTGGGCCTGTGGGTCTTCATCGCGCATGCGCCCCTCATCGGGCTCACGCTGCTCGTGATGCTGCGCATGTTCGGCATCGCGCCCTTCGAGTTCGACTCCAGCGTGGCCACTTCGCTCGCCATCGGCGCGATCCTGCCGCTGCTGCTGTACGCGCTGCACCAGCGCTCGCGCGAATTCCTGGCGGTGCAGGAGCGCGCGCGGGAGATGCCGTCGATCGATCCGCTCACCGGCCTGCTCGCGCCGCGCATGTTCGCGGACCGCGTGCGTGCCGCCGTGCGCCGCTGGCAGCGCAGCCGGCACAACGCGGCGGTGCTCTACATCCGCGTCACCAACTACCCGCGCATCCGCGAGACGCACGGAAGCGCCGCCGCCGAGCAGACGATGATCCGCGCGGCGATCCGCCTGCAGGGCCTCATGCCGGACGCCGACTGCATCGGGCGCGTGAGCGAGAACACCATCGGCCTGATCGTGGAGACCGTCACGATGCGCGCCGCGCTGATGGAGCGCGCGTCGCGGCTCGTCGCGCACGGCCTCATGCCGCTGAAGGACCTGGTGCCGGAGATCATCCTGAACCTGCACGTGGTGGGCAACGTGCTGTCGGAAAACCCGCTGGAAGCCCCGGCCCTGCAACAGGCGCTGGAAAACGACCTCGCATCGATGTCCGCGCGCACGCGCCGGCCGATCCGTTTCCTGGAGGCCGGCGTGAGCCGGGCGGCGGAGGCCGAGGCGGACGACCAGGAGCTCGAAGCCCCGACCCAGATGCTGGGCGGCACCGCCGACTCCTGGGCCCAGTCCGTGCCGAATCGCTGA
- a CDS encoding GNAT family N-acetyltransferase, with translation MGADDIAAIERATVAAVSPTAQEELAGWLLPFDAGVVNRAKSAVPLSHDPPALDLIAAIESRYLERGMRPLLRLPAVAAFDACRDALARRGWAETGKPVHVQVAPAAGVRAFTREPPADTDSRPDPGWASVFLGEGFDPVAGASRVAILSRAPDALFASVRENDDTVAAGMGAYSHGWASVHGMRTAQRCRGRGLAGRVLAALAHGALARGMERMFLQVEAGNDAAISLYRRAGFATAWNYSYWTPR, from the coding sequence ATGGGTGCAGACGACATCGCCGCCATCGAGCGCGCCACCGTCGCCGCCGTGTCGCCGACCGCGCAGGAGGAACTCGCAGGCTGGCTGCTGCCCTTCGACGCGGGCGTCGTCAACCGCGCGAAGAGCGCCGTGCCGTTGTCGCACGACCCCCCGGCGCTGGACCTGATCGCAGCCATCGAGTCGCGCTACCTCGAGCGCGGGATGCGTCCCTTGCTGCGGCTGCCCGCCGTGGCGGCTTTCGACGCCTGCCGCGACGCCCTGGCCCGGCGCGGCTGGGCGGAAACCGGCAAGCCGGTGCACGTCCAGGTCGCCCCTGCCGCGGGCGTGCGCGCATTCACGCGCGAGCCGCCGGCGGACACCGATTCGCGGCCGGACCCGGGGTGGGCGTCGGTCTTCCTGGGCGAGGGGTTCGACCCCGTGGCGGGCGCCAGCCGCGTCGCGATCCTGAGCCGGGCGCCGGACGCGCTCTTCGCGAGCGTGCGCGAAAACGACGACACTGTCGCAGCCGGCATGGGCGCATACAGCCACGGATGGGCGAGCGTCCACGGCATGCGCACCGCGCAGCGCTGCAGGGGCCGCGGCCTGGCGGGCCGCGTGCTCGCCGCGCTGGCCCATGGCGCGCTCGCGCGCGGCATGGAGCGCATGTTCCTGCAGGTCGAAGCCGGCAACGATGCGGCGATTTCACTTTACCGCCGCGCGGGGTTTGCCACCGCGTGGAACTACAGCTACTGGACCCCCCGATGA
- a CDS encoding GNAT family N-acetyltransferase, translated as MNAPLHIRKAQPRDADTIATFNAAMALETEHKHLLPERIGAGVRRLLGDPSLGFYVVAERAGDVVGCLLVTNEWSDWRNGLFWWIQSVYVAENARRQGVYRAMYDHIRELARADPGICGFRLYVEKDNAPAQRTYRSLGMAATDYLIFEELKPGVKYFA; from the coding sequence ATGAATGCACCCCTCCACATCCGCAAGGCCCAGCCCCGCGATGCAGACACCATCGCCACCTTCAACGCCGCGATGGCGCTGGAAACCGAACACAAGCACCTCCTGCCCGAGCGGATCGGCGCCGGGGTGAGGCGGCTGCTGGGCGACCCCTCCCTGGGTTTCTACGTGGTGGCGGAGCGCGCCGGTGACGTCGTGGGCTGCCTGCTGGTCACCAACGAATGGAGCGACTGGCGCAACGGCCTCTTCTGGTGGATCCAGAGCGTCTACGTGGCCGAAAACGCGCGCCGCCAGGGCGTGTACCGCGCCATGTACGACCACATCCGCGAACTCGCCAGGGCCGACCCGGGCATCTGCGGCTTCCGGCTCTACGTGGAAAAGGACAACGCCCCCGCCCAGCGCACCTACCGGTCACTGGGGATGGCCGCGACGGACTACCTGATCTTCGAGGAATTGAAGCCGGGGGTGAAGTACTTCGCCTGA
- a CDS encoding efflux RND transporter periplasmic adaptor subunit — translation MRILFIALAVAATLAGCNRGAGADAKAATTPQALLIAPEDVITLKPSAVTAGPLITGSIQPDRRADLRAEVSAVVLAVLKENGQAVQKGDLLVRLDDTSIRDSLLSAQEAERAAGQAFDQAERQFQRLKTLRESGMTSAQQMEDAEIRRNTTQSDLSAAKARVVGARQQLQRTEVRAPFDGIVADRKVSAGDTAQVGKELLKVMDPRSLRFEGLVSSDAIQSIRAGQAVSFRVNGYGSQDFNGRVRLVSPTANPTTRQVEVLVDIAGDAPARLAGLYAEGRVEASSSTALVIPASALVREGDKSWAWRLQGNAIRKVALTVGDRDPRRGDYVVIAGLADGDRLLRHPGGTLKDGQAVQATASAVTASNAASSAVR, via the coding sequence GTGCGTATTCTTTTCATTGCCCTGGCGGTCGCCGCCACGCTGGCCGGCTGCAACCGGGGCGCCGGTGCGGACGCCAAGGCCGCCACCACGCCGCAGGCGCTCCTGATCGCCCCCGAGGACGTCATCACCCTCAAGCCCTCCGCTGTGACGGCCGGGCCGCTCATCACCGGCAGCATCCAGCCCGACCGCCGGGCCGACCTGCGCGCGGAAGTCTCCGCCGTCGTCCTGGCGGTGCTCAAGGAAAACGGCCAGGCGGTCCAAAAGGGCGACCTGCTGGTGCGCCTGGACGACACCTCCATCCGCGACAGCCTGCTGTCCGCCCAGGAGGCCGAGCGTGCCGCCGGGCAGGCGTTCGACCAGGCCGAGCGCCAGTTCCAGCGCCTGAAGACGCTGCGCGAATCCGGCATGACCTCCGCGCAGCAGATGGAAGACGCCGAAATCCGCCGCAACACCACGCAAAGCGACCTGTCCGCCGCCAAGGCGCGCGTCGTGGGCGCCCGCCAGCAGTTGCAGCGCACCGAGGTGCGCGCGCCCTTCGACGGCATCGTGGCCGACCGCAAGGTCTCCGCCGGCGATACGGCGCAGGTCGGCAAGGAGCTCCTGAAGGTGATGGACCCGCGCAGCCTGCGGTTCGAGGGGCTCGTGTCCTCCGACGCGATCCAGTCGATCCGCGCCGGGCAGGCGGTGAGCTTCCGCGTCAACGGCTACGGCAGCCAGGACTTCAACGGCCGCGTGCGGCTGGTGTCGCCGACGGCCAATCCCACCACCCGGCAGGTCGAAGTGCTGGTGGACATCGCGGGCGACGCGCCTGCGCGCCTGGCCGGCCTCTACGCCGAGGGCCGCGTCGAGGCGTCCAGCAGCACGGCGCTCGTGATCCCGGCGTCCGCGCTGGTGCGCGAAGGCGACAAGTCCTGGGCCTGGCGCCTGCAGGGCAATGCGATCAGGAAGGTGGCGCTGACGGTGGGCGACCGCGACCCGCGCCGCGGCGACTACGTGGTCATCGCCGGCCTGGCCGACGGCGACCGGCTGCTGCGGCACCCGGGCGGCACGCTCAAGGACGGGCAGGCGGTGCAGGCCACGGCCTCGGCGGTGACGGCGTCCAACGCCGCGTCGTCGGCGGTGCGCTGA